The Streptomyces sp. SS1-1 genome has a segment encoding these proteins:
- a CDS encoding styrene monooxygenase/indole monooxygenase family protein has product MRKILVVGAGQSGLQLALGLQSHGYEVTLMSNRTADEIRSGRVMSTQCMFHTALQHERDLQLNFWESQAPKIEGLGVSVAAPGSWAEGPAARAIDWLGRLDGFAQSVDQRVKMAGWMETFAQRGGQLVIHGAAVGDLDYFSRTYDLVLVSAGKGELVQMFGRDAQRSPYSEPQRALAVAYVHGMGPRPEHPGTEAVRCNLVPGVGELFVMPTLTTSGRADILFWEGIPGGPLDVFDGVKDPAEHLSLTLELMERYVPWEYSRATKVELTDAGGTLSGRYAPTVRNPVGRLPGGGLVLGVADVVVANDPITGQGSNSASKCAAAYLASILEHGDKEFDEAWMRATFDRYWATAQHVTKWTNAMLAPPPEHVLNLIGAAGELQPAADRFANAFNDPADFENFFYEPEKTEAYLGSLAGA; this is encoded by the coding sequence ATGCGGAAGATACTCGTCGTCGGGGCCGGCCAGTCCGGTCTCCAGCTCGCCCTCGGACTCCAGTCCCACGGGTACGAGGTCACCCTGATGTCCAACCGGACCGCGGACGAGATCCGCTCCGGGCGGGTCATGTCCACCCAGTGCATGTTCCACACCGCACTCCAGCACGAGCGCGACCTCCAGCTGAACTTCTGGGAGTCCCAGGCCCCGAAGATCGAAGGACTCGGTGTCTCGGTCGCCGCCCCCGGCTCCTGGGCCGAGGGCCCGGCGGCCCGCGCGATCGACTGGCTGGGCCGGCTCGACGGGTTCGCGCAGTCCGTGGACCAGCGGGTGAAGATGGCCGGCTGGATGGAGACCTTCGCCCAGCGCGGCGGCCAGCTCGTCATCCACGGCGCGGCCGTCGGCGACCTCGACTACTTCTCCCGCACCTACGACCTCGTGCTGGTCTCCGCGGGCAAGGGCGAGCTCGTCCAGATGTTCGGCCGGGACGCGCAGCGCTCCCCGTACAGCGAGCCCCAGCGCGCCCTCGCCGTCGCCTACGTGCACGGCATGGGCCCGCGCCCCGAGCACCCCGGCACCGAGGCCGTCCGCTGCAACCTCGTCCCCGGCGTCGGCGAGCTGTTCGTCATGCCGACCCTGACGACGTCCGGGCGCGCGGACATCCTGTTCTGGGAGGGCATACCCGGCGGCCCGCTCGACGTCTTCGACGGCGTGAAGGACCCGGCCGAGCACCTCTCCCTGACCCTGGAACTCATGGAGCGGTACGTGCCGTGGGAGTACTCCCGCGCCACCAAGGTCGAGCTGACGGACGCCGGCGGCACGCTGAGCGGGCGGTACGCCCCGACGGTCCGCAACCCCGTCGGCCGGCTCCCCGGCGGCGGCCTGGTCCTCGGCGTCGCGGACGTCGTCGTGGCCAACGACCCCATCACCGGGCAGGGCTCCAACTCCGCGTCCAAGTGCGCGGCCGCCTACCTCGCGTCGATCCTGGAGCACGGCGACAAGGAGTTCGACGAGGCCTGGATGCGGGCCACGTTCGACCGCTACTGGGCCACCGCCCAGCACGTCACCAAGTGGACGAACGCCATGCTGGCCCCGCCGCCGGAGCACGTCCTGAACCTCATCGGCGCCGCGGGCGAGCTCCAGCCGGCCGCCGACCGCTTCGCCAACGCGTTCAACGACCCGGCCGACTTCGAGAACTTCTTCTACGAGCCGGAGAAGACCGAGGCCTACCTGGGCTCGCTCGCCGGAGCCTGA
- a CDS encoding DUF805 domain-containing protein gives MIDVATIGSGVLAAIYELAVLIPSLAVAVRRPHDTDRSGGWLANKYGENPKLVPAAA, from the coding sequence ATGATCGACGTCGCCACGATCGGCTCCGGCGTCCTCGCCGCCATCTACGAGCTCGCCGTGCTGATCCCCTCGCTCGCGGTCGCCGTCCGCCGTCCGCACGACACGGACCGCTCCGGCGGGTGGCTGGCGAACAAGTACGGCGAGAACCCGAAGCTGGTCCCGGCCGCGGCCTGA